In Aspergillus nidulans FGSC A4 chromosome II, a single window of DNA contains:
- a CDS encoding M28 family metallopeptidase (transcript_id=CADANIAT00004465): MDQTKPPRRNPLAFTPWPVTLITAVVYLAFVIPLLVIHHVVPSAPTSSPDGLNITEAWNDLQVLTAGYRPYNSRQNDKIHDWLLHRINEILGAAPPATTDEKKPDVFVFDDTRSNLTFARDNLAVYFEGTNILVYIRGEDDDQEQWWELPEGSPKGKGGVLVNAHYDSVSTGYGATDDGVGVVTCLQLVKYFTTPKNAPRKGLVVLFNNGEEDFLNGARVYSQHPLSRFPHTFLNLEGAGAGGRAVLFRSSDAEVAASYMRSKHPFGSVLGSDGFKAGLIRSQTDYVVFEGDMGLRGLDVAFLEPRARYHTDQDDTRHTSKDSLWHMLSTAVATTEDLVSDTSDRFDGPARNDHKIASGTGHQAVWFDLYGSTFVLFRLHTLFALSVTLLVVAPIVLLLTSIILTKVDKMYLFRTSIRPEGSLEVLPLYGDRGVIRYPFLLGIPTAVTIGLAYLLTKFNPYIVHSSQYAVWSMMVSVWIFLAWFVSRVADFARPSAFHRVYTLTWTFVVMWVLQVIATVYQDRWALGGSYFIFFAYAGTFLATWISYLELFALPRKSEYANHLRPVSRHASSHSSRRGLSEEDEEDEDEAPTESTSLLGSRQRTTFANYVRVNADTADLSDSEEHTQDVNVYGLEQRWSASLPKWLWLLQFLLAAPIVLILVGPIALLLTGSLHQTGQDGSSSLFIYIAIVALTTLLLSPMLPFVHRCTYHIPLFMLAVFAGTLIYNLVAFPFSDSNRLKLFFIQEVDLDTGLNTASLTGVQPFVHDVAVGLPSAAGQNVTCGPFGDRFKCSWTGIPPHVLTEDKPVEEWLSFEVSRSIDKPRHAQLQISGQNTRACKVVFDSPIKNFHVAGSAYDPRFPHTYAKGIKEIRLWSRVWDNTWTVDVEWFNPDSSSDHSKTSGSLTGQVVCLWSDYNQPGTIPALDEVRQYGPAWIGVSKLADGLVEGRKSFEIA; this comes from the coding sequence ATGGACCAAACTAAACCACCTCGGAGGAATCCATTAGCTTTCACTCCTTGGCCCGTCACGCTGATCACCGCAGTCGTGTATCTAGCTTTCGTAATCCCGCTGCTAGTCATTCACCATGTCGTTCCATCCGCACCCACCTCGAGTCCCGATGGTCTGAATATTACCGAAGCTTGGAACGACCTTCAAGTCCTCACTGCAGGCTACCGCCCGTATAACTCCCGCCAGAACGACAAAATTCATGATTGGTTGCTGCACCGCATCAACGAGATCCTGGGCGCAGCGCCACCCGCGACTACTGACGAAAAGAAACCTGACGttttcgtcttcgacgaCACGCGCTCAAACCTGACATTCGCCCGCGACAATCTTGCTGTATACTTTGAAGGGACCAATATACTTGTGTATATCCgcggcgaagatgacgaccaGGAACAATGGTGGGAGTTGCCGGAGGGAAGTCCGAAGGGCAAAGGAGGTGTACTGGTGAACGCCCACTACGACAGTGTCTCGACGGGTTACGGTGCTACAGATGATGGGGTTGGTGTTGTGACTTGTCTGCAGCTGGTCAAATACTTCACGACTCCGAAAAATGCGCCCCGAAAGGGACTGGTGGTGTTGTTCAAcaatggcgaggaagacttCCTGAACGGCGCCCGCGTATATAGCCAGCATCCGTTATCGAGGTTTCCGCATACATTCCTCAACTTGGAGGGCGCGGGCGCTGGCGGACGCGCGGTGCTCTTCCGCAGTTCCGATGCAGAGGTCGCTGCGTCTTACATGCGATCGAAACATCCGTTTGGGTCTGTACTAGGCTCAGATGGCTTCAAGGCGGGCCTCATTCGAAGCCAGACCGATTATGTTGTGTTTGAGGGTGATATGGGGCTCCGCGGACTTGATGTCGCATTCCTCGAACCGAGAGCTCGATATCATACGGACCAGGATGATACTAGGCATACTAGCAAAGATTCCTTGTGGCACATGTTGTCGACCGCTGTCGCGACTACAGAGGACCTTGTGTCTGACACAAGCGATCGCTTTGATGGGCCCGCGAGGAATGATCACAAGATAGCGAGTGGAACAGGACACCAGGCTGTTTGGTTCGATCTCTATGGAAGCACCTTTGTGCTCTTCCGCCTACATACTCTATTTGCGTTGTCGGTCACCCTCCTAGTGGTCGCGCCTATCGTTCTACTTTTAACAAGCATTATCCTAACCAAAGTGGATAAGATGTATCTCTTTAGGACTTCAATTCGGCCCGAGGGTAGTCTGGAAGTCCTTCCTCTATACGGCGACCGCGGTGTCATCAGGTATCCATTCCTTCTCGGAATCCCTACCGCTGTTACCATAGGCCTGGCGTACTTGCTCACTAAGTTCAATCCGTACATTGTTCACAGCAGTCAATACGCGGTCTGGAGTATGATGGTGTCTGTTTGGATATTCTTGGCCTGGTTCGTATCCCGCGTGGCTGACTTTGCTCGGCCATCTGCGTTCCATCGCGTCTATACATTAACTTGGACCTTTGTTGTCATGTGGGTTCTTCAGGTCATCGCTACGGTCTACCAGGACCGTTGGGCCTTGGGGGGCAGTtacttcatcttctttgcatATGCAGGAACGTTCCTGGCTACGTGGATCTCGTAtcttgagctcttcgctCTGCCGCGGAAGTCCGAATATGCTAACCACTTACGGCCTGTGTCGAGGCATGCCAGCAGCCATAGTAGCAGGCGGGGACTgtctgaggaggatgaggaggatgaggatgaagcgCCGACGGAGTCGACGTCACTGCTGGGAAGTCGGCAGCGAACCACATTTGCAAACTACGTTCGAGTGAACGCGGACACCGCGGACCTCTCAGATAGCGAGGAGCATACGCAGGATGTCAATGTGTATGGTCTTGAGCAACGATGGAGCGCTTCTCTGCCTAAATGGCTATGGCTGCTGCAATTCCTCCTCGCGGCTCCTATCGTTCTCATTCTGGTCGGGCCTATAGCCTTGCTGCTAACTGGTTCCCTCCATCAGACGGGACAGGATGGGAGCTCTTCGCTGTTCATTTACATTGCCATTGTGGCACTTACAACACTTCTCTTGTCTCCGATGCTACCGTTTGTTCATCGTTGCACCTATCATATTCCGCTCTTCATGCTAGCCGTATTCGCCGGGACGTTGATCTACAACCTTGTTGCTTTTCCGTTCTCCGATTCCAACAGACTCAAGCTATTCTTTATCCAAGAGGTCGATCTCGATACTGGTCTAAATACTGCTTCATTGACGGGAGTTCAACCGTTTGTGCACGATGTCGCGGTTGGCTTACCTAGTGCGGCAGGCCAAAATGTCACTTGTGGCCCTTTTGGCGACAGGTTCAAGTGCTCCTGGACTGGAATTCCTCCACACGTCCTCACAGAAGACAAACCTGTAGAGGAATGGCTCTCATTCGAGGTTTCCCGGTCTATTGATAAACCCCGCCACGCTCAACTCCAGATCTCCGGCCAAAACACCCGTGCGTGCAAGGTCGTCTTTGACTCTCCTATCAAGAACTTTCATGTTGCCGGCTCTGCGTACGATCCTCGCTTCCCGCATACTTATGCCAAGGGAATCAAGGAGATTCGCCTTTGGAGCCGTGTATGGGATAATACTTGGACGGTGGACGTGGAGTGGTTTAACCCAGACAGCTCGTCAGATCACAGTAAAACTTCTGGTTCCCTCACCGGGCAAGTTGTCTGCCTCTGGAGCGATTATAACCAACCCGGTACCATTCCAGCTCTCGACGAGGTGCGACAGTATGGTCCTGCTTGGATAGGTGTTAGTAAATTGGCCGACGGGCTCGTGGAGGGTCGCAAGTCTTTCGAAATCGCCTAG